The sequence CACCTTTGCCTACACCAACCACACCCTGATGCCAGAGGCCCTGGAAACCTGGCCGGTGGAGCTTCTGGGCCGCATCCTGCCCCGGCATCTGGGGATCATCTACGAGATCAACCGCCGCTTCCTGGGCGAGGTGGCCCGGGCCTTCCCCGGCGACCCCGAGCGCCTGGCCAGGATGAGCCTCATCCTGGAGGGGCCGGAAAAGAGGGTGCGCATGGCGCATCTGGCCATCGTCGGCTCCCACAAGGTGAATGGCGTGGCGCGCCTGCACACCGAGCTTCTGAAGACCCACCTCTTTGCCGATTTCGCCCAGCTCTATCCGGACCGCTTCACCAACATGACCAACGGCATCACCCCCCGCCGCTGGCTCCGCAAGGCCAACCCTGGCCTCGCCGCCCTCATCAGCTCCCGGATCGGCGATGGCTGGGTCACCGACCTGGACCAGCTGCGCGCTCTGGCGTCCCATGCCGCGGATCCGGCCTTCCAAGACGCCTGGGCCCAGGTGAAGCTCGCCAACAAGGAGCAGCTGGCAAGGCTTATCGCCAGCCGCTGCCGGCTCAAGGTGGATCCGGCCTCGCTTTTCGATGTCCAAGTGAAGAGGATCCACGAGTACAAGCGCCAGCTCCTGAACATCCTCCACGTCGTGGCCCTCTGCCAGCGCTTGCTGGACGGCGCCGCCCCGGACGAGCCGCCCCGGGTGGTGATCTTTGCCGGCAAGGCGGCCCCTTCGTACCAGCGGGCCAAGCTCATCATCAAGCTGGTGCATTCGGTGGCCGAGACGGTGAACCGGGAGCGCCGGCTGGTCGATCGCCTGCGGGTGGTCTTTCTGCCCAACTACGGCGTCGCCCTGGCCGAGAAGATCATCCCCGCTGCCGAGCTTTCCGAGCAGATCTCCACCGCCGGCACCGAGGCCTCCGGCACCGGCAACATGAAGCTGGCCCTGAACGGGGCGCTGACCATCGGCACCCTGGACGGCGCCAACGTGGAGATCCTGGAGGAGGTGGGCCGGGAGAGTTTTTTTCTTTTTGGCCTCACTGCGGTCGAGGTGGAAGAGGTCCGCCGGCGGCCGGACGCCGCCCGGGAAGCCTATGCCAGAAGCCCCATCCTGCGCCGGGCCCTGGATGCGGTGGCCAGCGGCGCCTTCAACAACGGCGATCCCACCCTGTTCCGGCCCCTGGTGGCAAGCCTCCTTGACGGGGGCGACCCCTACCTGCACTGCGTCGACTTCGCCGACTACTGCCGCGCCCAGGCCGAGGCCGCGGCCCTCTACCGCCAGCCCCGGGAGTGGACCCGGCGCTCCATCCTCACCACCAGCCGCATGGGGCATTTTTCCAGCGATCGCACCGTCTCCGAATACGCCCGCCAGATCTGGGGCGTAGAAGGGGGGCTGCCGGAGGGGGGATGACCAAGGTGAGAGCCCATGTTTGACACCCGAGAAGAGCTGCTGGCGCAGATCCGTCTGGGCGAGGACAGCCGTCTGGAGCTCAAGGCGGTGACCTTCCGTGGCGACCGGGTAGCCGGACCCCACCCCGCTGGGCTGGCCGACGAGATGGCCGCCTTTGCCAACAGCGCAGGCGGGGTGCTGGTGCTGGGCATCGACGAGGCGACCAGGCAGCCGCACGGGATGAGTGTCGCGGAGCTGGCGGTTCTGGAGCACTGGCTGCTGGCCATCGCCAGCGACCGCATCAAGCCGCCGCCACTGTGCCGGATCGAAAAGTGGGAGCTGCCGGATGCCGGAGGCCATCTGGCGCCCGTGCTCAAGATCGACATTCCGCGCAGTCTGTATGTGCACGAGAGCCCAAACGGCTATTTCTATCGGGCCGGCAGCGCGAAGCGCAAGATGTCCACCGAGTATATCATCCGGTTGGGGCAGCAGCGCAGCCAGACCCGGATGATCCGTTTCGACGAGCAGCCGGTCGTCCAGGCCCCGGTGGAGGCCCTTGACCCCGCCCTCTGCGAGCGCTTCCGGACAACGCGTACCCGGGACCAGGGCCTGGATTTTCTGATCAAGCTGGGCTTGGTGGCCCGGGATGATCAGGGCCTGCCCCATCCCTCCGTAGCCGGTGTCCTCATGGCCTGTGCCGAGCCCAGGCAGTGGATGCCGAACGCCTTCGTTCAGGCCGTGGCCTACCATGGCACCACGCCGGCCGCCCCGGGCAGCGGTCTGCCGTATCAGCTGGACGTCCGGGACATCTCGGGGTCCTTGGACGAACAGGTCCGGGAGGCCTGCCGTTTTGTGGTCAGGAACATGAAGGTTGGCGCCATCAAGACCATGGGCCGCAGGGACATCCCCCAGTACGACCTGACAGCGGTGTTCGAAGCCATGGTCAACGCCGTCGCGCACCGGGACTATGCGGACTATGGCGCCAAGATCCGCTTGCGACTGTTCGCCGATCGCCTGGAGATCATCTCGCCAGGCACCATCCCCAACACCATGACCGTGGAGAGCCTCCTGTACCGCCAGGCCGCCCGCAACGAGACCCTCACCAGCCTTCTCGCCAGGTGTCCGATTCCCACCGATCTGGACTGGGTCAACACCGACCGCCGCACCTTCATGGACAAACGGGGGGAGGGCGTGCG is a genomic window of Thermodesulfobacteriota bacterium containing:
- a CDS encoding glycogen/starch/alpha-glucan phosphorylase, translated to MPSPTCPSRPPRRRPADPPAISELVAVRPGQDDETMARIIFHNILSFLGRDPERASSRECCMAVIYALRDVLVEKWIQTQKSYYARARKRVYYLSMEFLIGRSLGNSLVNLGLDGDIGRVLEKMGFLLEEVREAEEEAGLGNGGLGRLAACFLDSIATLGIPAYGYGIRYEFGLFHQRFVNGYQVENPDNWRRAGSPWEFERPHHLYPVHFGGRVQEGVDRQGRYQARWVDTEVVMAMACDLLVPGFRNDNVINMRLWAARASRELDLAHFHQGQYIAAVEDKAFSETISKVLYPTDHVREGQELRLKQQYFFVAATFYDIFRRYQKQNDSLAGFPDEVAIQLNDTHPAIAIPELMRLLVDQEGLGWDEAWGITVRTFAYTNHTLMPEALETWPVELLGRILPRHLGIIYEINRRFLGEVARAFPGDPERLARMSLILEGPEKRVRMAHLAIVGSHKVNGVARLHTELLKTHLFADFAQLYPDRFTNMTNGITPRRWLRKANPGLAALISSRIGDGWVTDLDQLRALASHAADPAFQDAWAQVKLANKEQLARLIASRCRLKVDPASLFDVQVKRIHEYKRQLLNILHVVALCQRLLDGAAPDEPPRVVIFAGKAAPSYQRAKLIIKLVHSVAETVNRERRLVDRLRVVFLPNYGVALAEKIIPAAELSEQISTAGTEASGTGNMKLALNGALTIGTLDGANVEILEEVGRESFFLFGLTAVEVEEVRRRPDAAREAYARSPILRRALDAVASGAFNNGDPTLFRPLVASLLDGGDPYLHCVDFADYCRAQAEAAALYRQPREWTRRSILTTSRMGHFSSDRTVSEYARQIWGVEGGLPEGG
- a CDS encoding ATP-binding protein; translation: MFDTREELLAQIRLGEDSRLELKAVTFRGDRVAGPHPAGLADEMAAFANSAGGVLVLGIDEATRQPHGMSVAELAVLEHWLLAIASDRIKPPPLCRIEKWELPDAGGHLAPVLKIDIPRSLYVHESPNGYFYRAGSAKRKMSTEYIIRLGQQRSQTRMIRFDEQPVVQAPVEALDPALCERFRTTRTRDQGLDFLIKLGLVARDDQGLPHPSVAGVLMACAEPRQWMPNAFVQAVAYHGTTPAAPGSGLPYQLDVRDISGSLDEQVREACRFVVRNMKVGAIKTMGRRDIPQYDLTAVFEAMVNAVAHRDYADYGAKIRLRLFADRLEIISPGTIPNTMTVESLLYRQAARNETLTSLLARCPIPTDLDWVNTDRRTFMDKRGEGVRIIMENSEQLSGRRPVFRLLDDAELMLTIFAAGGVPEDARARPAAGGGGRQP